In the genome of Blastopirellula marina, one region contains:
- the pheA gene encoding prephenate dehydratase, producing the protein MSPHRLVLTNSPATTFLEAPTYSMAKTPRKTSTTDLKKTVAKIDSQILDLLAKRVTACQKIVQNAPSLTIEQQLSSEETELSKWLAANKSALANESLAPVMQEVLSLCRSASRRLRVAYLGPQYSYSHQAAVEKFGANADYSPVATIAAVFEEIQRNQADFGLVPVENSNDGRVTDTLEMFAKLPTKICGEVKLHIHHQLLAKCPREEIREVFSKPQALSQCRNWLAKHLPAARPIEMTSTAAAAQLASQKEGAAAVASRAAGLNYNLDTIASNIEDNPNNITRFAVISHGTAPKTGNDKTALLFQTEHKPGALADAMNIFKKNRLNLTWIESFPVANSPEEYLFFVEMEGHSSELKIRRAIASLEKKALRLEILGSYQKTDPVN; encoded by the coding sequence GTGAGTCCCCATCGACTCGTCCTGACAAATTCGCCTGCAACCACCTTTCTCGAAGCCCCCACCTACTCGATGGCCAAGACTCCACGTAAGACGTCGACAACCGATCTCAAAAAAACCGTTGCCAAGATCGACAGCCAAATCCTCGATTTGTTGGCGAAGCGAGTCACTGCCTGCCAAAAAATTGTTCAGAACGCCCCGAGCCTGACCATCGAGCAGCAGCTTAGCTCGGAAGAAACCGAGCTCTCCAAGTGGTTGGCTGCCAATAAGTCGGCCTTGGCCAACGAGTCACTTGCACCGGTCATGCAAGAAGTATTGAGCCTTTGCCGTAGTGCTTCGCGTCGACTTCGCGTCGCCTACCTCGGCCCCCAATACAGCTATTCGCACCAAGCCGCTGTCGAAAAGTTCGGCGCCAATGCCGACTACTCGCCCGTGGCCACGATTGCGGCAGTGTTCGAAGAAATCCAGCGAAATCAGGCCGATTTCGGTCTCGTACCGGTCGAGAACTCCAACGACGGGCGTGTCACCGATACCTTGGAGATGTTCGCCAAGCTTCCCACGAAGATCTGTGGCGAGGTGAAGCTGCACATCCATCATCAACTCTTGGCAAAATGCCCTCGGGAAGAAATTCGGGAGGTGTTCAGCAAGCCACAGGCCTTGTCGCAATGTCGTAACTGGCTGGCCAAGCATTTGCCCGCCGCCCGTCCGATTGAGATGACCAGCACCGCGGCCGCCGCTCAATTGGCCTCACAGAAGGAAGGCGCCGCCGCGGTCGCCAGCCGGGCAGCCGGCCTGAACTACAATTTGGACACGATTGCCTCGAACATCGAGGACAATCCCAACAACATCACCCGTTTCGCCGTGATCTCGCATGGCACTGCTCCCAAAACGGGGAACGATAAGACGGCATTGCTATTTCAAACCGAGCACAAACCGGGTGCGCTCGCCGATGCGATGAACATCTTCAAGAAGAATCGCCTCAACTTGACCTGGATTGAATCGTTTCCGGTCGCCAATTCCCCTGAGGAATACCTCTTTTTCGTTGAAATGGAAGGTCACAGCTCGGAATTGAAGATCCGCCGAGCAATCGCCTCACTGGAGAAGAAAGCCCTCCGCCTGGAGATCCTCGGATCCTACCAGAAGACTGATCCAGTCAACTGA
- the dnaK gene encoding molecular chaperone DnaK: MAQGEVIIGIDLGTTNSVVAVMEGSEAKVIPNAEGSRLTPSVVGYTDKGEVLVGEPARRQAVTNPTKTVYSIKRFMGRRHNEVDSEEKLVPYKVVGSSDEYVKVQIGDKEYTPPEISAKILQKLKAAAESYLGHKVSKAVITVPAYFNDAQRQATKDAGQIAGLEVARIINEPTAAALAYGLGKNKAEKIAVFDLGGGTFDISILEVSPPEEGEDGGRTVFEVISTNGDTHLGGDDFDEKLIHYVASEFEKTNGIDLRKDQMALQRLQEACEKAKKELSGQASTDINLPFITADASGPKHLQMTISRSQFEQMTDDLIERCRIPVEKALKDAGLSSSDIDEVVLVGGSTRIPKVQEMVKKIFAKEPHKGVNPDEVVAAGAAIQGSVLAEGGRKDVLLLDVTPLSLGIETLGGVFTKLVERNTTIPTEKKQTFSTAEDNQGAVTVRVFQGERPMATDNRLLDEFNLDGIAPAPRGMPQIEVKFDIDQNGILNVSAKDLGTGKEMKVEIKQSSGLSKDEIDRMQKDAEEHAAEDKRKRELAESRNEAESRCFQLEKLIKEAGEKISDNDKAPLEAAIEKTREAAKGEDVEKIKSAISELEAASHAVSKILYEAAAANNPEAAADAAGEAPQGEAKDGGDDDAIDAEFEVKKD; this comes from the coding sequence ATGGCACAAGGCGAAGTGATTATTGGGATCGACCTCGGTACCACGAACTCCGTGGTCGCGGTCATGGAAGGTTCGGAAGCTAAAGTGATTCCGAACGCCGAAGGTAGCCGGCTTACGCCGAGCGTTGTGGGTTACACCGACAAGGGGGAAGTCCTGGTTGGCGAACCAGCGCGTCGTCAGGCCGTCACTAATCCAACCAAGACGGTTTACTCCATCAAACGCTTCATGGGCCGACGTCATAACGAAGTCGACTCGGAAGAGAAGTTGGTACCGTACAAGGTGGTCGGAAGTTCCGACGAATACGTCAAAGTTCAAATTGGCGACAAAGAATACACACCGCCCGAAATCTCGGCCAAGATCCTACAGAAGCTGAAAGCTGCTGCGGAAAGCTACTTGGGACACAAGGTCAGCAAGGCGGTGATCACGGTTCCGGCCTACTTTAACGACGCTCAACGTCAGGCCACCAAGGATGCCGGTCAGATCGCTGGTTTGGAAGTGGCTCGTATCATCAACGAACCAACCGCTGCCGCTTTGGCATACGGCTTGGGTAAGAACAAGGCCGAGAAGATCGCCGTGTTCGACTTAGGCGGTGGTACGTTCGATATCTCGATCCTGGAAGTCTCGCCTCCTGAAGAAGGAGAAGATGGCGGACGAACCGTGTTCGAGGTGATCAGCACCAACGGTGATACGCACTTGGGTGGTGATGACTTCGACGAGAAGTTAATCCACTACGTTGCTTCCGAATTCGAGAAGACCAACGGGATCGATCTTCGCAAAGACCAGATGGCTCTGCAGCGTTTGCAGGAAGCCTGTGAAAAGGCGAAGAAGGAACTCAGTGGCCAGGCTTCGACCGACATCAACTTGCCGTTCATCACGGCCGATGCGTCCGGTCCTAAGCACTTGCAGATGACTATCAGCCGTAGCCAATTCGAGCAGATGACGGACGACTTGATCGAACGTTGCCGAATTCCGGTTGAAAAGGCGTTGAAAGACGCCGGGCTGTCCTCCAGCGACATCGACGAAGTCGTGCTCGTTGGTGGTTCGACTCGTATCCCTAAGGTTCAGGAGATGGTCAAAAAGATCTTCGCCAAGGAACCTCACAAGGGTGTGAATCCGGACGAAGTCGTCGCTGCTGGTGCCGCGATCCAAGGTAGCGTGTTGGCCGAAGGTGGTCGTAAAGACGTGCTGCTGCTGGACGTTACTCCGCTGTCGCTCGGTATTGAAACGCTTGGTGGTGTGTTCACCAAATTGGTGGAACGCAACACGACGATTCCAACCGAGAAGAAGCAAACCTTCAGCACGGCCGAAGACAACCAGGGTGCGGTGACCGTTCGCGTGTTCCAAGGGGAACGCCCCATGGCTACCGACAACCGCTTGTTGGACGAGTTCAATCTCGATGGCATCGCTCCGGCTCCTCGAGGTATGCCGCAGATCGAAGTCAAGTTTGACATCGATCAGAACGGTATCCTCAACGTGTCCGCGAAGGACTTGGGGACGGGCAAAGAGATGAAGGTCGAGATCAAGCAGAGCTCGGGCCTCTCGAAGGACGAGATCGATCGGATGCAGAAGGACGCCGAAGAGCACGCAGCTGAAGATAAGCGGAAGCGTGAACTGGCCGAATCCCGCAACGAAGCCGAATCGCGTTGCTTCCAGCTTGAAAAGCTGATCAAGGAAGCTGGCGAAAAGATCTCGGACAACGACAAAGCTCCACTGGAAGCTGCGATCGAAAAGACGCGAGAAGCCGCGAAGGGCGAAGACGTCGAAAAGATCAAGTCAGCGATCAGCGAGCTCGAAGCCGCCTCGCATGCGGTTAGCAAGATCCTGTACGAAGCTGCTGCAGCCAACAACCCGGAAGCAGCTGCCGACGCCGCAGGGGAAGCACCTCAAGGCGAGGCTAAGGATGGAGGCGACGATGACGCCATCGACGCTGAATTCGAGGTCAAAAAGGACTAA